One genomic segment of Bifidobacterium breve DSM 20213 = JCM 1192 includes these proteins:
- a CDS encoding ABC transporter ATP-binding protein: MNVQNPSASRGIAIQAIDLVKNYGTGSNMVHALRGVNVSFERGKFTAIMGPSGSGKSTLMHTLAGLDSATSGHILFGGADLTRMNDKQLTLLRRHKIGFIFQSFNLLPVFTAEQNILMPLTLAGDKPDRAWFDLLVETLGLKQRLNHRPNELSGGQQQRVAIARALITKPKLVFADEPTGNLDSVSSAEVLGFLKRSVNELGQTIVMVTHDAVAASYADRAIVFSDGRIVADEQHPNAEVMNELLMAERERTTRTTLTDTPADQMAQMAGVRNVPDLPITDAPLPPAVPTSGCEGTLRHARAAARHAR, encoded by the coding sequence ATGAACGTGCAGAACCCGTCCGCATCGCGCGGCATCGCTATTCAGGCCATCGACTTGGTCAAGAACTACGGCACCGGCAGCAATATGGTTCACGCCCTGCGCGGCGTGAACGTCAGCTTCGAACGCGGCAAATTCACCGCCATCATGGGCCCGTCCGGTTCCGGCAAATCCACGCTTATGCACACGCTCGCCGGCCTCGACTCCGCCACTTCCGGCCATATCCTGTTCGGCGGGGCAGACCTGACCCGTATGAACGACAAGCAGCTCACCTTGCTACGTCGCCACAAGATCGGCTTCATCTTCCAAAGCTTCAACCTGTTGCCCGTGTTCACCGCCGAACAGAACATCCTCATGCCACTGACTCTCGCCGGAGACAAGCCCGACCGCGCCTGGTTCGACCTGCTCGTCGAAACCCTGGGACTGAAGCAGCGCCTGAACCACCGACCGAATGAACTGTCCGGTGGCCAGCAGCAGCGCGTGGCCATCGCCCGCGCGCTGATTACCAAGCCGAAGCTGGTGTTCGCCGACGAGCCGACCGGCAACCTCGACTCCGTTTCCAGCGCCGAAGTGCTCGGCTTCCTGAAGCGTTCGGTCAACGAGCTTGGCCAAACCATCGTCATGGTCACGCATGATGCGGTGGCAGCCTCCTACGCGGACCGTGCCATCGTGTTCTCCGACGGACGGATCGTGGCCGACGAACAGCATCCCAACGCCGAAGTCATGAATGAACTGCTTATGGCCGAGCGAGAGCGCACCACCCGCACCACTCTTACCGATACTCCTGCTGACCAGATGGCACAGATGGCAGGCGTGCGCAACGTGCCGGATCTGCCCATCACCGATGCGCCGCTGCCGCCGGCCGTTCCCACCTCTGGGTGTGAGGGAACGCTGCGCCACGCCCGTGCCGCCGCACGCCACGCCCGCTGA
- a CDS encoding O-acetylhomoserine aminocarboxypropyltransferase/cysteine synthase family protein yields the protein MAETNKKYRFETLQLHVGQEQADPATDSRAVPIYATTSYVFHNFDHAEARFGLADPGNIYGRLTNTTQGVFEDRIAALEGGTAGLAVASGAAAVEYAVRNITQSGDHIVAAKNIYGGTFNLLRHTLPRDGITTTFVSAENPQEFEDAIQENTKLVYFETFGNPNADLPDFEAISEIAHKHNLPVIVDNTFATPYLFRPLEHGADVVVESATKFIGGHGTTLGGVIVEGGKFDWNAVPGKFPTLTEPDPSYHGLNFYEALGGAAFVTRVRAILLRDTGATLSPFAAFLLLQGTETLSLRVERHVQNALKVVEYLQTVPEVESVSHPSIEGRPDHALYEKYFPNGAGSIFTFDIKGGKDAARVFIDNLHLFSLLANVADAKSLVIHPASTTHSQETLEELEDQGIHQGTIRLSIGTENIEDILDDLKGGFEALRASGLAK from the coding sequence ATGGCCGAGACCAACAAGAAGTACCGTTTTGAGACCCTGCAGCTGCATGTGGGTCAGGAGCAGGCCGACCCGGCCACCGACTCCCGCGCGGTCCCGATCTACGCCACCACCAGCTACGTCTTCCACAACTTCGACCACGCCGAGGCCCGTTTCGGCCTCGCTGACCCGGGCAACATCTACGGCCGTCTGACCAACACCACCCAGGGCGTCTTCGAGGACCGCATCGCCGCCCTTGAAGGTGGCACCGCCGGTCTGGCCGTCGCTTCCGGCGCCGCCGCCGTCGAATACGCCGTGCGCAACATCACCCAGTCCGGTGACCACATCGTCGCCGCCAAGAACATCTACGGCGGTACCTTCAACCTGCTGCGCCACACCCTGCCGCGCGACGGCATCACCACCACCTTCGTCTCCGCCGAGAACCCGCAGGAGTTCGAGGACGCCATCCAGGAGAATACCAAGCTCGTCTACTTCGAGACCTTCGGCAACCCGAACGCCGACCTGCCGGACTTCGAAGCCATCTCCGAAATCGCCCACAAGCACAACCTGCCGGTGATTGTGGACAACACCTTCGCCACCCCGTACCTGTTCCGCCCGCTGGAGCACGGCGCTGACGTCGTGGTCGAGTCCGCCACCAAGTTCATCGGCGGCCACGGCACCACCCTCGGCGGTGTGATCGTCGAAGGCGGCAAGTTCGACTGGAACGCCGTTCCGGGCAAGTTCCCGACTCTGACCGAGCCTGATCCCTCCTATCACGGCCTGAACTTCTACGAGGCCCTCGGCGGAGCCGCCTTTGTGACCCGCGTCCGCGCCATTCTGCTGCGCGACACCGGCGCCACCCTGTCTCCGTTCGCTGCCTTCCTGCTGCTGCAGGGCACCGAGACCCTGTCCCTGCGCGTCGAGCGCCACGTTCAGAACGCGCTGAAGGTCGTCGAGTACCTGCAGACCGTGCCAGAAGTCGAGTCCGTCTCCCACCCGTCCATCGAGGGCCGTCCGGACCACGCCCTGTACGAGAAGTACTTCCCGAACGGAGCCGGCTCCATCTTCACCTTCGACATCAAGGGTGGCAAGGACGCGGCTCGCGTGTTCATCGACAACCTGCACCTGTTCTCCCTGCTGGCCAACGTGGCCGACGCCAAGTCGCTGGTCATCCACCCGGCTTCCACCACCCACTCCCAGGAGACCCTGGAAGAGCTGGAGGACCAGGGCATCCACCAGGGCACCATCCGCCTGTCCATCGGCACCGAGAACATCGAGGACATCCTCGACGATCTGAAGGGCGGCTTCGAAGCCCTTCGCGCTTCCGGCTTGGCCAAGTGA
- a CDS encoding alpha/beta fold hydrolase → MTLLSKYYVPGLAIEDHSIDVPLAWSGHEPGQAFDGETIKLFYRVVTTPEHVHDDLPLLIFLQGGPGGEGPRLNSPTSDGWIEEATKHFRVILPDQRGAGRSSRVDTHTMARIAAAHEGDVAAGARAQADYLKKFLADSIVRDFEHLRLTEFGGRKWVTMGQSYGGFLTLTTLSLFPAGVIASFTTGGIPHVPACATEVYEHTFPRVIRKTAQFYERYPQDKERVAAIVEKLPTAAEVSEFVGKLTDSVLNPMAGTEVEHRLGVIAGMAAHGFPIMPNGDPLTVERLQCLGSDFGKKPSFERVHWILDSAFLDGDGSVSAASPLSDEFLTKVMNATSSRPLYWPLQEFIYANGEMDQPIRWAAQRVRDGKSEFGADVRPLNFTGEAMFPWMFEQEAALRPFKPAMDLLMEDTSFGVIYDEDQLARNEVPLQAGVYFDDMYVDSGMQLDTLSRVGNSHYWTTNEFEHDGLHGSVVFKHLYDEALNRGDLEELF, encoded by the coding sequence ATGACATTGCTGAGCAAATACTATGTACCGGGCCTCGCCATCGAGGACCATTCCATTGACGTTCCTCTCGCTTGGTCCGGCCATGAGCCAGGCCAAGCATTCGACGGCGAAACCATCAAACTGTTCTACCGTGTGGTCACCACGCCCGAACACGTGCACGATGACCTGCCGCTGCTGATCTTCCTGCAGGGAGGTCCCGGCGGTGAGGGCCCGCGTCTGAACAGTCCCACCTCCGATGGCTGGATTGAAGAGGCCACCAAGCATTTTCGTGTGATTCTGCCCGACCAGCGTGGTGCTGGTCGTTCTTCGCGCGTGGACACGCACACCATGGCCCGTATTGCCGCCGCCCATGAAGGTGATGTCGCAGCCGGCGCTCGCGCCCAGGCCGATTACCTGAAGAAGTTCCTCGCCGATTCCATCGTGCGTGACTTCGAGCATCTGCGTTTGACCGAGTTCGGCGGGCGCAAGTGGGTGACAATGGGCCAAAGCTATGGCGGCTTCCTGACCCTGACCACGCTGTCCCTGTTCCCGGCCGGTGTGATCGCCAGCTTCACCACCGGCGGCATTCCGCACGTGCCCGCCTGCGCCACCGAGGTCTATGAGCACACCTTCCCGCGTGTGATTCGCAAGACCGCCCAGTTCTACGAGCGTTATCCGCAGGACAAGGAGCGTGTGGCGGCCATTGTGGAGAAGCTGCCGACCGCCGCGGAAGTCTCCGAGTTCGTGGGCAAGCTGACCGATTCCGTACTGAACCCGATGGCGGGAACCGAAGTCGAACATCGTCTCGGCGTGATCGCCGGCATGGCGGCCCACGGTTTCCCGATCATGCCCAACGGCGACCCGCTCACCGTGGAACGTCTGCAGTGCCTTGGCTCCGACTTCGGTAAGAAGCCGAGTTTCGAGCGAGTGCATTGGATCCTCGACAGCGCCTTCCTCGATGGCGACGGCTCCGTTTCCGCCGCATCGCCGTTGTCCGACGAATTCCTGACCAAGGTGATGAACGCCACCTCATCGCGTCCGCTGTACTGGCCGTTGCAGGAATTCATCTACGCCAACGGCGAGATGGACCAGCCGATTCGCTGGGCCGCCCAGCGTGTGCGCGACGGCAAGTCCGAGTTCGGTGCCGATGTGCGCCCGCTCAACTTCACCGGCGAGGCCATGTTCCCGTGGATGTTCGAGCAGGAGGCCGCGCTGCGCCCGTTCAAGCCCGCCATGGACCTGCTGATGGAAGACACGAGCTTCGGCGTGATCTATGACGAGGACCAGCTGGCACGCAACGAAGTGCCGCTGCAGGCCGGTGTCTACTTCGACGACATGTACGTCGACTCAGGCATGCAACTCGACACATTGAGCCGCGTGGGCAACAGCCATTATTGGACCACCAACGAGTTCGAGCACGACGGACTGCACGGTTCGGTGGTGTTCAAGCACCTCTACGACGAAGCCCTCAACCGAGGCGACCTCGAAGAACTGTTCTAA
- a CDS encoding pyridoxamine kinase: MSDVTLYDRDPKYIPRVAAVHDMCGYGKCSLTAAIPILSAAGCDVCPVPTALFSAHTKYAVFTFHDTTDILSGYLDAWQKEDVELDGVYSGFLGSPDQVAIIQRLYREYPNALRLVDPVMGDAGEMYPTYTPELCEAMGALADGADVLMPNLTEASILTKRDYPGQDIDEATVDELLGALLELGAKNVVLKGIDHGDGKIINYVASASTGVTGKIELAHDKLPYMIHGTGDAFASALCGAVMAGRGLAESAEIAGEFVRHAMESTRNQPHFEDRGVSFELNLGELTNLVK; the protein is encoded by the coding sequence GTGTCCGACGTTACGTTGTACGACCGCGACCCGAAGTACATCCCGCGCGTGGCCGCCGTGCATGACATGTGTGGCTATGGCAAGTGCTCGCTGACCGCCGCGATTCCGATTCTTTCGGCAGCCGGCTGCGATGTCTGCCCGGTGCCGACCGCCCTGTTCTCCGCACACACGAAGTACGCGGTGTTCACCTTCCATGACACCACGGATATCCTCTCCGGCTATCTGGATGCCTGGCAGAAAGAAGACGTTGAGCTTGACGGCGTGTACTCGGGATTCCTGGGCTCCCCCGATCAGGTGGCGATTATTCAGCGTCTCTACCGCGAATATCCGAATGCGCTACGTTTGGTCGACCCGGTGATGGGCGACGCCGGTGAAATGTATCCCACGTATACGCCGGAACTGTGCGAGGCGATGGGTGCGCTGGCCGACGGCGCCGATGTGCTGATGCCGAACCTGACTGAAGCGAGCATTCTGACCAAGCGCGACTACCCCGGTCAGGATATCGATGAAGCCACGGTTGACGAGCTGTTGGGCGCGCTACTGGAGCTTGGCGCGAAGAACGTGGTGTTGAAGGGCATCGACCATGGCGACGGCAAGATCATCAACTATGTGGCCAGCGCCTCCACTGGTGTTACCGGCAAGATCGAACTGGCACATGACAAGCTGCCGTACATGATTCACGGCACGGGCGATGCATTCGCTTCCGCCCTGTGCGGTGCGGTGATGGCCGGTCGCGGACTGGCCGAGTCTGCTGAGATTGCCGGCGAGTTCGTGCGTCATGCAATGGAAAGCACGCGCAACCAACCTCACTTCGAGGATCGCGGCGTCAGCTTCGAGCTCAATCTCGGAGAACTCACCAATTTGGTGAAGTGA
- a CDS encoding response regulator, whose protein sequence is MNESRSIRVIIADDQELVRAGFAMVIGSQQDMEVVAQASDGAEAVTMAETLHPDVVLMDVRMPGMDGIEATRRITSLTAGTDGTQPTRVIILTTFDLDEYVMAAINAGASGFLLKDTEPETLLNSIRTVFQGNAIIAPSATKRLIEKMMQDGYAQHGSLSGGVSNASLNGNACGVADTTGTVGATGADSTNGIGTAHPTYTDPELELLTDREREVLVEIAHGLSNQEIADKLFISLPTVKTHVAHILAKINARDRVQAVVFAYDNGLV, encoded by the coding sequence ATGAACGAGAGCAGAAGCATTCGCGTGATCATTGCGGACGACCAGGAGCTGGTGAGGGCCGGCTTCGCCATGGTAATCGGCTCGCAGCAAGATATGGAAGTGGTCGCTCAGGCGTCCGATGGCGCCGAGGCCGTGACGATGGCGGAGACCCTGCACCCCGATGTGGTGTTGATGGACGTGCGCATGCCGGGCATGGATGGCATCGAAGCCACCCGCCGTATTACTTCGCTGACCGCCGGCACGGATGGCACGCAGCCGACCCGTGTGATCATCCTGACCACATTCGATTTGGATGAATATGTGATGGCCGCCATCAATGCCGGCGCTTCGGGTTTTCTGCTCAAAGACACCGAACCGGAGACGCTGCTCAATTCGATTCGCACCGTGTTCCAGGGCAATGCGATCATCGCGCCTTCAGCCACCAAGCGCCTGATCGAGAAAATGATGCAAGACGGCTATGCGCAGCATGGGTCGTTGAGTGGCGGCGTTTCGAACGCAAGTCTCAATGGCAATGCTTGCGGCGTCGCCGACACTACTGGAACGGTCGGAGCTACGGGTGCCGATTCGACGAACGGCATTGGCACCGCACACCCCACATATACCGATCCCGAGCTGGAACTGCTCACAGATCGCGAACGTGAGGTGCTGGTGGAAATCGCCCATGGTCTAAGCAACCAGGAGATCGCGGACAAGCTCTTCATCTCCTTGCCCACGGTCAAAACCCATGTGGCGCATATTCTGGCCAAAATCAACGCCCGAGACCGCGTCCAGGCTGTGGTCTTTGCGTACGATAACGGGTTGGTGTGA
- a CDS encoding ABC transporter permease produces the protein MFSITVKLMKKSARMLIPAGIAILIGTAFIAATFLFGNAMNDSLARQTTAQLGGANYVISVDSSEGLNEQERNDIYTRTVNDFQLDRIRATEGVKDVRVESSSSVTVANGDKHASSYAITTAAQRDLLPVSIIQGDQPVDGNEIALTKSVADQLGVKVGDSVTVNSRTAQAVASTGYGSAGNDTAADSGMTVRVVGITEDPNGAYAYYGGASVLSDNVITAMNGIDDFGKLNVYLVYLDIDDADQPSADATVKQIDKLLPKHFTVQSRAAMEEESIKSVSKGDTSITTIFLLSFGILAMLVAALVIANTFQVLVAQRRRTLALLRTIGANKGQLYVSVLFEAGLLGLIASMLGVGLGIGLMAALCQSGLMKATGMTMRLVLSWPAFVVPIAFGIAMTVIASLGSARSATAVTPLEALRPIELNDTRRAGKIRAILAGLLVLVGIGLAAFSAWQMNEKIAGHDSLADKQYPMVLLAAIAGCALIFLGLVLSATFWLPVLMRGVGALVAFAGPSAKVAHANIQKNPRRVAATGAALLIGVTLVSTIATGAASAKQTMNEALTTRYSVDMIAAGADMTSKQADEAAKIKGIKDSIYAPTRMMSMKDANGKDLNVLIVGVDGVDALRKVVRADLSGVTISGDSVLMPKYSAATGKDIPLGKSVTFTSDVSGSQTGTADAAASDTENDGGQSDGVQTLTLAPQKVDYRRISANYAAVAFVDAGHFTNGDVKANGHIMLMRIDAESADTTLNDVFTNVQNAFSASADIDVSGPVAARTQWETMINGMMALLVGLIAVAVLIALVGVANTLSLSVIERTRESATLRAIGMTRGQLRCSLAVEALLLSLVSGVVGVVLGTLFGWLGSYMVFSLYGDTVFPFEWTTNGAVLGVAALAALLASVAPARRAVKTPPVEALAEA, from the coding sequence ATGTTTTCCATCACAGTGAAACTCATGAAGAAAAGCGCCAGAATGCTGATTCCGGCCGGCATCGCCATCCTGATCGGCACCGCGTTCATTGCGGCCACATTCCTGTTCGGTAACGCCATGAACGATTCCCTGGCCCGTCAGACCACCGCGCAGCTTGGCGGCGCGAACTATGTGATCAGCGTGGACTCCAGCGAGGGCCTGAACGAGCAGGAGCGGAATGACATCTACACTCGCACGGTGAACGACTTCCAACTCGACCGTATCCGCGCCACAGAAGGTGTCAAGGATGTGCGCGTCGAATCCTCGAGTTCCGTAACCGTGGCCAATGGCGATAAGCACGCCAGCAGCTATGCCATCACCACCGCCGCACAGCGTGATCTGCTGCCGGTCAGCATCATTCAAGGCGACCAGCCGGTCGATGGCAACGAAATAGCATTGACTAAGTCCGTGGCCGATCAGCTTGGTGTCAAGGTGGGGGATAGCGTGACCGTGAACTCCCGTACCGCGCAGGCCGTAGCTTCGACGGGCTACGGTTCCGCCGGCAACGACACTGCCGCTGATTCCGGTATGACCGTTCGCGTAGTGGGTATCACTGAAGATCCGAACGGCGCCTATGCGTACTACGGCGGAGCCTCAGTGCTTTCCGATAACGTGATCACCGCGATGAACGGTATCGACGATTTCGGCAAACTCAATGTCTATCTTGTCTACCTCGATATCGACGATGCCGATCAGCCGTCCGCCGACGCCACCGTGAAACAAATCGACAAGCTGCTGCCAAAACATTTCACCGTGCAATCCCGCGCAGCGATGGAAGAGGAATCCATCAAATCCGTGAGCAAGGGCGATACGAGTATCACCACCATCTTCCTGCTGAGCTTCGGCATCCTCGCCATGCTGGTCGCGGCGCTCGTCATCGCCAACACTTTCCAAGTGCTCGTCGCCCAACGCCGTCGCACGCTTGCCTTGCTGCGCACCATCGGCGCGAACAAAGGCCAGCTGTATGTCTCCGTACTGTTCGAGGCTGGTCTGCTGGGACTCATCGCCTCCATGCTGGGCGTGGGCCTCGGCATCGGACTGATGGCGGCGCTGTGCCAATCCGGCCTGATGAAAGCCACCGGCATGACCATGCGATTGGTGTTGTCCTGGCCGGCGTTCGTGGTGCCGATTGCGTTCGGCATCGCTATGACCGTGATCGCCTCGCTTGGCTCCGCACGTTCCGCCACCGCCGTGACTCCACTGGAAGCGCTGCGGCCCATCGAACTGAACGATACCCGTCGGGCCGGTAAGATCCGTGCCATACTTGCGGGTCTGTTGGTGCTCGTCGGCATCGGTCTGGCCGCATTCTCCGCCTGGCAGATGAACGAAAAGATCGCCGGACATGATTCGCTGGCCGACAAGCAGTATCCGATGGTACTGCTCGCCGCCATCGCCGGCTGCGCGCTGATCTTCCTCGGACTGGTGCTTTCCGCCACATTCTGGCTGCCGGTATTGATGCGCGGTGTGGGCGCGCTGGTTGCGTTTGCCGGGCCGTCCGCCAAGGTGGCGCATGCGAACATCCAGAAGAATCCGCGCCGCGTGGCCGCCACCGGTGCCGCACTGCTTATCGGCGTGACGCTGGTCTCCACCATCGCCACCGGTGCCGCCAGCGCCAAGCAAACCATGAACGAGGCGCTGACCACGCGCTACAGCGTCGACATGATCGCGGCCGGTGCTGATATGACCAGCAAACAGGCCGATGAGGCCGCCAAGATTAAGGGCATTAAGGATAGTATCTACGCGCCGACTCGCATGATGAGCATGAAGGATGCCAATGGCAAGGATCTGAACGTACTCATCGTTGGCGTGGATGGTGTTGACGCGCTGCGCAAAGTGGTGCGTGCCGACCTGTCCGGCGTGACCATCAGCGGTGACTCCGTACTTATGCCCAAGTATTCCGCTGCCACGGGCAAGGACATTCCGCTAGGTAAGAGCGTCACCTTCACCAGTGATGTATCCGGCTCGCAGACTGGTACAGCTGATGCTGCCGCGAGTGATACTGAGAACGATGGCGGACAATCCGATGGCGTGCAGACACTGACCCTCGCGCCGCAGAAGGTGGATTATCGTCGCATCTCAGCCAACTATGCCGCAGTCGCCTTCGTGGATGCCGGTCACTTCACCAACGGTGATGTAAAAGCGAACGGACATATCATGCTTATGCGTATCGACGCCGAAAGCGCGGACACCACGCTGAACGACGTATTCACCAACGTGCAGAATGCATTCTCCGCCAGTGCAGACATTGACGTGTCTGGTCCGGTGGCCGCACGCACGCAGTGGGAGACCATGATCAACGGCATGATGGCGTTGCTTGTCGGCTTGATTGCGGTGGCTGTGCTTATCGCACTGGTCGGTGTGGCGAACACGCTGAGTCTATCGGTGATCGAACGCACCCGCGAATCCGCCACCCTGCGTGCCATCGGTATGACGCGCGGCCAGCTGCGGTGTTCGCTGGCAGTGGAGGCTTTACTGCTGTCGCTCGTCTCCGGCGTGGTGGGTGTGGTGCTGGGCACCCTGTTCGGCTGGCTTGGGTCCTATATGGTGTTCAGCCTGTATGGTGACACTGTATTCCCGTTCGAGTGGACTACCAACGGTGCCGTGCTTGGCGTGGCGGCGCTTGCCGCGCTGCTCGCCAGTGTTGCCCCCGCCCGCAGAGCCGTCAAGACGCCGCCCGTCGAGGCTTTGGCTGAGGCCTAG
- a CDS encoding sensor histidine kinase — MVAHVRAWFARKPSHTLLWDTLLAAVLTFGLIPLISSTSSSSTPGLLFVSNNYSLLFWSLPTFVPLMLRRYQPEIAAWLFVALTAAHLVFGPSMTYGDFYTLIILYSVLVYGNPKHSLRFIITAFAMGLAAAAVWAVSMNVGPLFKSGSSNAWTAWISWLPTAATMPICPASPGLISEPSVSNCGIKMLRDTGVLALCMEISVLSIIIMALWQRARKATLTAMRERNASIVAREAEETHIAALAERARIARDMHDVVAHTLSTIIVQSDGGRYAGAHDLAVAKHTMSTIRHEAERAQRDMQRLFGVFGTDDDAGYADIDSLFDGHLVVSRRVTGKSRPDRLTSDADAAVFRLVQEALTNTRKHAGEGAKASIDEVWSDDGLAITVSDNGQGAASAADGHAPGYGLMGMHERIESLGGSVYAGPGPNGGFIVAATIPLSPEIAQTAIEPSDALSSTITRLRKLLDSIRPKPLDQGDTGESNWVARFAQWTERHYLLVDILITVALIAMFSSATRSELQMMTVSNDPVQPNTVLNMTLTIIMLAPLAFRRRFPEGSALVMAILSTVQLLFLPSILTVNMFALVSVHAAALYGREQAWKWVSVALVADSWLAGIKVMSGWNGYDMLIQMLLPLNGESAMSRWLLVLSGLIPGGVVMLFGFACIAMARWSRSRGSNALVLMQREEALKAEQERQKVLAANLERNRIGTAMQAEVLNTLESVITQADDGLAMLNSEPAPDGEQIIAAFTVIGERGRAALAHMRQLLTVLRETGFSDEMHEGAQPDMQLRPAAPLSSQMRQVESTSQTDSSTNMNSGNNQGVHGAALE, encoded by the coding sequence ATGGTCGCGCACGTGAGGGCATGGTTCGCTCGGAAGCCGAGTCACACCCTGCTATGGGACACCCTGCTCGCCGCAGTACTGACATTCGGACTCATCCCGCTCATCAGTTCCACCAGTTCCTCTTCGACTCCTGGACTATTATTCGTATCGAACAATTATTCATTGTTGTTCTGGTCGCTACCGACGTTTGTTCCGCTGATGCTGCGACGATACCAGCCGGAGATCGCCGCTTGGTTGTTCGTGGCTCTGACCGCCGCCCATCTCGTCTTCGGCCCGTCGATGACCTACGGCGACTTCTACACGCTTATCATCCTGTATTCGGTGCTCGTGTACGGCAATCCCAAGCATTCCTTGCGATTCATTATCACCGCCTTTGCCATGGGATTGGCCGCGGCTGCGGTCTGGGCGGTGTCAATGAACGTCGGCCCGCTGTTCAAAAGCGGTTCCTCCAATGCTTGGACCGCCTGGATCAGCTGGCTGCCCACCGCTGCGACCATGCCCATATGCCCGGCCTCTCCCGGTCTCATCAGCGAGCCGAGCGTATCCAACTGCGGAATCAAAATGCTGCGGGATACGGGCGTGCTGGCGCTGTGCATGGAAATCAGCGTGCTGAGCATTATCATCATGGCGTTATGGCAGCGTGCGCGCAAGGCCACGCTCACGGCCATGCGCGAACGCAATGCTTCCATAGTGGCCCGCGAAGCGGAGGAGACACATATCGCGGCGCTGGCCGAACGCGCGCGCATTGCCCGTGATATGCATGATGTGGTGGCCCATACGCTGTCGACGATTATCGTGCAGTCGGATGGCGGCCGATATGCGGGCGCGCATGATCTGGCCGTCGCCAAGCATACGATGAGCACGATTCGCCATGAAGCGGAACGCGCGCAGCGTGATATGCAGCGACTGTTCGGCGTGTTCGGCACGGATGATGATGCCGGGTATGCGGACATCGATTCTCTGTTCGACGGTCATCTGGTCGTATCCCGGCGTGTGACCGGCAAGTCACGGCCGGATCGTTTGACCTCCGATGCGGATGCCGCCGTGTTCCGCTTGGTACAGGAGGCGCTGACCAATACGCGCAAGCATGCGGGCGAGGGCGCGAAGGCCTCCATCGATGAGGTGTGGTCGGATGACGGGCTTGCGATTACCGTGTCCGACAACGGCCAGGGAGCGGCATCCGCCGCCGACGGGCACGCACCCGGCTATGGGCTGATGGGCATGCACGAGCGCATCGAATCGTTGGGCGGCAGCGTCTATGCCGGCCCTGGCCCGAACGGCGGGTTCATCGTGGCGGCCACGATTCCCCTCTCCCCCGAAATCGCACAGACCGCCATAGAACCGTCTGACGCTTTGTCCTCCACCATCACACGACTACGGAAACTCCTGGATTCGATACGCCCCAAGCCGCTCGATCAGGGAGATACCGGTGAGTCGAATTGGGTGGCCCGCTTCGCACAATGGACCGAACGGCATTATCTGCTGGTGGATATTCTCATCACCGTGGCGCTGATCGCGATGTTCAGTTCCGCGACGCGCAGCGAGCTGCAGATGATGACGGTCAGCAATGACCCAGTTCAGCCCAACACTGTGCTGAACATGACACTGACCATCATCATGCTTGCCCCTCTGGCTTTCCGACGTCGGTTCCCGGAGGGCAGCGCACTGGTCATGGCGATTCTGTCCACCGTGCAGCTGCTGTTTCTGCCATCCATCCTGACCGTCAACATGTTTGCATTGGTGTCCGTACACGCCGCCGCACTGTATGGACGGGAACAGGCATGGAAATGGGTCAGTGTGGCGCTGGTCGCGGATTCGTGGCTGGCCGGCATCAAGGTAATGTCCGGCTGGAACGGATATGACATGCTGATTCAGATGCTGCTGCCCCTCAACGGCGAATCGGCGATGTCCCGCTGGCTACTGGTGCTTTCCGGCCTGATACCGGGTGGCGTGGTGATGCTGTTTGGCTTTGCGTGCATTGCGATGGCCCGGTGGAGCCGTTCACGCGGCTCGAACGCGCTGGTGCTCATGCAACGCGAGGAGGCGCTCAAGGCCGAGCAGGAGCGGCAGAAGGTGCTGGCCGCCAATCTGGAGCGCAATCGCATCGGCACGGCCATGCAGGCCGAGGTATTGAATACGTTGGAATCGGTGATCACGCAAGCCGATGATGGGCTGGCCATGCTGAACTCCGAACCGGCTCCCGATGGCGAGCAGATCATCGCCGCGTTCACGGTCATCGGGGAACGCGGGCGTGCGGCTCTGGCGCACATGCGGCAATTGCTGACGGTGCTGCGCGAAACCGGATTCAGCGACGAGATGCATGAAGGCGCACAACCCGACATGCAACTGCGACCGGCTGCTCCTCTGTCCAGCCAGATGAGGCAGGTGGAATCCACATCTCAGACGGATTCGTCCACGAACATGAACTCAGGGAACAATCAGGGTGTCCATGGAGCGGCACTCGAATAG